Within the Paenibacillus pabuli genome, the region CAGTTCATGAACACCATGGTAATGAATAATGCACCAAGTGACGACATTTTTACCAAAGTGGAAGCAGGAGAGGCGAAACTGACAGATGAGTTCTGGGTGAAGACACTCACGCAGATTAAGGAACTGAACGATAAAGGCTACTTCCAGCAAGATGCACTGGGTACCAAGGACCCGGCGGCGGGAGCGCTGTTCATTCAGGAGAAGGCAGCCATGCTTGCAAGTGGTTCCTATCAGCTGGCGCAGAACAAGCTGCAAAACCCGAATCTGGAGCAGAAACTGCTTGCACCCATTACGGTAAGTGCCGATCAGGCGAAGTATGAAGGGGTTCATACCACAACGTTCATGCTTGCGGTAAACAGCAAGTCCAAACATCCGGAAGAAGCGAAGAAATTTATCGAGTTTCTGAGCAAACCGGAAGTGGCTGGAGAGTATGCCAACCAGACGGGCCAGAACGTAACCGTAAATGACGTGAAGTATGATTCTGCCGAGCTTCAGGTTGCAGGGGAGTGGGCAAACAAAAAGACCGTGTTCCAGCCGCGGTTCACCATTCTGAACGGAGATAATCAGAAGGCAGTGACCAACTCCATTCAGGCCGTGCTTAGCGGGACTTCCCCTGAAGAAGCCGCGCAGCAGGCACAAGCGATCATTGATCAGCATATCGGGAAATAAGTCATGAAGAATCGTATTCAGTTATCCCTGTTTCTGTTACCCGGGCTGCTGCTGTACGTGGGACTGTTCGTATTTCCTACATTGACGGGGCTGTTCTACTCCTTTACGGATTGGGACGGGGTATCCCCGTCGTATGCGTTTGTAGGGCTGGACAATTATAAGGACAGTCTCAGCAGCATCGTCTTTCGCAAGGCTTTTGGCAATAACGTTGAATTCATGCTCACGGTGGTTATTGCCCAAACCTTTATTTCACTTGTATTGGCCTTACTGCTCGTCCGAAACACCAAAACGCGGATCGTGCTGCGCGCCCTGTATTTTCTCCCGGCCATTTTGTCCTCTGTATCGGTTGGACTGATCTGGGCTTTTATGTATGACCCATCCATTGGATTGATTAACTATGGGTTGAACGGGGCAGGGATGGAGAGTCTTGCACGAAACTGGATCGGTGATCCCAAAATTGCAATTTACTCCATTGCAGCCGTGCAGGTCTGGGCTCATGCCGGTCAAATGATGATTGTATTTATCGCTGGCCTGCAAGGCATTCCGGCTGAACTATATGAGGCCGCCCGAATGGACGGCGGCAGCAAATGGCAGGTATTCCGTACGGTGACCTGGCCGCTGCTTGCCCCATCGGCTACGATTGTCGTTGCTTATACAACGATCCAATCGTTCAAGGCATTTGATCTTATTTTCACCATGACGGACGGAGGTCCGAACTACGCGACTGAAATTTTGACGACGTATATTTATCATACCGCCTTTGGCAG harbors:
- a CDS encoding ABC transporter substrate-binding protein; this translates as MRKNKKWALPLVSMLVMSLLLSACGGGDNSAAGENSSSGSGKVTISFMHWRGEDAEALNKTIDAFEKENPNIHVEMQTLPSDQYQSTVQSKISDGSVGDVFASFPGAQFEAFTKAGLFTDLTGSSFLSAYNSKLIEAGQLDGKQYAIPYQLVYNDPIYNVKLFEKYGLTPPKDWDSFLALCQTLKDNGIIPIAFAGADIGPGQFMNTMVMNNAPSDDIFTKVEAGEAKLTDEFWVKTLTQIKELNDKGYFQQDALGTKDPAAGALFIQEKAAMLASGSYQLAQNKLQNPNLEQKLLAPITVSADQAKYEGVHTTTFMLAVNSKSKHPEEAKKFIEFLSKPEVAGEYANQTGQNVTVNDVKYDSAELQVAGEWANKKTVFQPRFTILNGDNQKAVTNSIQAVLSGTSPEEAAQQAQAIIDQHIGK
- a CDS encoding carbohydrate ABC transporter permease, which codes for MKNRIQLSLFLLPGLLLYVGLFVFPTLTGLFYSFTDWDGVSPSYAFVGLDNYKDSLSSIVFRKAFGNNVEFMLTVVIAQTFISLVLALLLVRNTKTRIVLRALYFLPAILSSVSVGLIWAFMYDPSIGLINYGLNGAGMESLARNWIGDPKIAIYSIAAVQVWAHAGQMMIVFIAGLQGIPAELYEAARMDGGSKWQVFRTVTWPLLAPSATIVVAYTTIQSFKAFDLIFTMTDGGPNYATEILTTYIYHTAFGSYSFGLASAGSMIFLVLLALLTFVQFKALRADRVSY